A window from Theobroma cacao cultivar B97-61/B2 chromosome 3, Criollo_cocoa_genome_V2, whole genome shotgun sequence encodes these proteins:
- the LOC18605022 gene encoding uncharacterized protein LOC18605022: MASSEGFLTDEQREMLKIASQNVETALPSPRLSSSPKSPPTLLSDHQLKVPACGKAPTGGIAVRHVRRSHSGKFVRVKKDGGGGKGTWGKLLDTDGESHIDRNDPNYDSGEEPYQLVGSTISDPLDEYKKAVVSIIEEYFSTSDVELAASDLKDLGSSEYHPYFIKRLVSMAMDRHDKEKEMASVLLSALYADVISPAQIRDGFVMLLESADDLAVDILDAVDILALFIARAVVDEILPPAFLTRAKKTLPESSKGYQVLQTAEKSYLSAPHHAELLERRWGGSTHVTVEEVKKKIADLLREYVESGDTFEACRCIRELGVSFFHHEVVKRALVLAMEIQAAEPLMLKLLKEAAEEGLISSSQMVKGFARLAESLDDLALDIPSAKTLFQSIVPKALSEGWLDASFMKSSYEDGEAQNEDKKLRQYKEEVVTIIHEYFLSDDIPELIRSLEDLGLPEFNPIFLKKLITLAMDRKNREKEMASVLLSALHIEIFSTEDIVNGFVMLLESAEDTALDILDASNELALFLARAVIDDVLVPLNLEDIASKLPSNCSGSETVRMARSLIAARHAGERLLRCWGGGTGWAVEDAKDKIMKLLEEYESGGVVAEACQCIRDLGMPFFNHEVVKKALVMAMEKKNDRMLDLLQECFNEGLITINQMTKGFTRVKDGLDDLALDIPNAKDKFSFYIEYAQKKAWLLPSFGSCAVEALLTAAAS; encoded by the exons CAAGATTGTCATCATCCCCGAAATCCCCGCCTACTTTGCTTTCTGATCATCAATTAAAGGTTCCTGCTTGTGGCAAGGCACCAACTGGTGGGATTGCAGTGAGGCATGTCCGCCGGTCTCACTCAGGGAAGTTCGTCCGTGTAAAGAAGG ATGGTGGTGGTGGTAAGGGTACATGGGGGAAACTGCTTGATACTGATGGGGAATCACATATAGATCGAAATGATCCGAACTATGACAGTGGAGAG GAACCATATCAACTTGTTGGATCAACTATTTCTGATCCCTTAGATGAGTACAAAAAAGCTGTTGTTTCAATTATAGAGGAATATTTTAGCACTAGTGATGTGGAATTGGCAGCATCAGACCTCAAAGATCTTGGCTCAAGTGAATATCATCCTTATTTTATTAAGAGGCTAGTCTCCATGGCCATGGATAGGCATGATAAAGAGAAGGAAATGGCCTCAGTTCTGCTTTCTGCACTGTACGCTGATGTCATCAGCCCAGCCCAGATTAGGGATGGATTTGTCATGCTTCTTGAGTCTGCTGATGACCTTGCTGTGGACATACTGGATGCAGTTGATATCCTTGCTCTGTTCATAGCTCGTGCTGTGGTTGATGAGATACTCCCCCCAGCTTTCCTCACGAGGGCAAAGAAGACACTTCCTGAATCTTCCAAGGGATATCAGGTTCTCCAAACTGCAGAGAAGAGCTATCTCTCAGCTCCACACCATGCTGAACTTTTAGAGAGGAGGTGGGGTGGTAGCACTCATGTCACAGTTGAAgaagtgaagaaaaaaattgctGATCTTTTAAGGGAGTATGTGGAGAGTGGTGATACATTTGAGGCCTGTAGGTGTATAAGGGAATTAGgtgtttcattttttcatcATGAGGTTGTTAAGAGGGCTTTGGTTCTTGCCATGGAAATTCAAGCAGCAGAACCACTTATGTTGAAACTGTTGAAGGAAGCGGCTGAGGAAGGGTTGATAAGTTCAAGTCAAATGGTGAAAGGGTTTGCTCGGTTAGCAGAGAGTCTTGATGATCTTGCTCTTGACATTCCATCTGCGAAAACCTTGTTTCAATCTATTGTCCCAAAGGCTCTCTCCGAAGGATGGCTTGATGCATCATTCATGAAATCCTCATATGAAGATGGAGAGGCCCAAAATGAAGACAAAAAATTGAGGCAGTACAAGGAGGAGGTTGTAACTATAATTCATGAATATTTTCTCTCAGATGATATTCCAGAACTCATTCGGAGTCTTGAAGATCTAGGGTTGCCTGAGTTTAACCCAATATTCCTTAAGAAGCTTATCACTCTTGCCATGGACAGGAAGAACAGGGAGAAAGAAATGGCATCTGTTTTGCTCTCTGCTCTTCACATTGAGATCTTCTCCACCGAAGATATAGTGAATGGCTTTGTCATGCTTCTGGAGTCTGCAGAAGACACTGCCTTGGATATTCTGGATGCTTCCAATGAGCTTGCTCTTTTCTTGGCTAGGGCTGTCATTGATGATGTATTGGTTCCGCTAAATCTTGAAGATATTGCTAGCAAGTTGCCATCAAATTGCAGTGGAAGTGAGACTGTCCGGATGGCTCGATCACTTATAGCTGCACGCCATGCTGGCGAGAGGCTCCTCAGGTGCTGGGGAGGTGGAACTGGCTGGGCTGTAGAGGATGCAAAGGACAAGATAATGAAGCTCCTGGAGGAGTATGAAAGTGGGGGTGTTGTGGCTGAAGCTTGCCAGTGTATCCGTGATCTTGGAATGCCATTCTTTAACCATGAGGTGGTGAAGAAAGCACTGGTGATGGCtatggagaagaaaaatgataggATGCTGGATCTGCTGCAGGAATGTTTCAATGAAGGGCTAATCACAATTAATCAAATGACCAAAGGCTTCACCAGGGTCAAGGATGGGCTTGATGACCTGGCTCTTGACATTCCAAATGCAAAGGACAAATTCAGTTTCTACATTGAGTATGCGCAGAAGAAGGCGTGGCTTCTGCCATCCTTTGGGTCATGTGCAGTGGAAGCTCTGCTCACTGCTGCAGCCtcttga
- the LOC18605023 gene encoding probable UDP-N-acetylglucosamine--peptide N-acetylglucosaminyltransferase SEC, whose product MEQKTLEAPQVSIKPEVDTVESSKTLLQPPKVVVLADLNVDPPETDDHDSLLLPAPDLTRLTNDESSHEKSTFISKESDAVEGEAKKLTKSGKCRSRISKADSSLDCGADADGDQPSQGTPSSREEKVSSLKTGLVHVARKMPKNAHAHFVLGLMYQRLGQPQKAILAYEKAAEILVRCEVEIARPELLSLVQIHHAQCLLLENSGDNGLDKELENDELEEILSKLKESMQSDVRQAGVWNTLGLILLKTGRLQSAIAVLSSLLALAPDDYDCLGNLGIAYLQSGNLELSARYFQDLIIKDQNHPAALMNYAAILLCKYGSVVAGAGANASEVASGDQVASVNVAKECLLAALKSDPKAAHTWANLANAYYLIGDYRSSSKCLEKAAKLEPNCMSTRYAVAVHRIKDAERSQDPSEQLSWAGNEMASVLREGDSVPIDPPIAWAGLSMVHKTQHEIVAAFETEQNELVEVEERAIFSLKQAAGEDPDDAVQWNQLGLHSLCSQNFKTAQKYLKAAVVRFKECSYAWSNLGISIQLSEEASQAESVYKRALSLATVEQAHAIFSNLGNLYRQQKQYERAKAMFTKSLELQPGYAPAFNNLGLVFVAEGQWEEAKFCFDKALQSDPLLDAAKSNMIKTVALSRLCAGLSSFFIQD is encoded by the exons ATGGAACAGAAAACGTTGGAAGCGCCCCAAGTTTCCATAAAACCAGAAGTGGATACCGTAGAGAGCTCCAAGACGCTTCTTCAGCCTCCCAAAGTCGTCGTTTTAGCCGACCTTAACGTCGACCCTCCTGAAACCGACGATCATGATTCTCTCCTCCTCCCTGCCCCCGACCTTACCAG GTTGACTAATGATGAAAGCAGCCATGAGAAAAGTACCTTCATTTCCAAAGAGAGTGATGCTGTAGAAGGAGAAGCTAAAAAGTTAACCAAGTCGGGGAAATGCCGTTCAAGAATTAGTAAGGCGGACTCTTCTCTGGATTGTGGAGCTGATGCAGATGGGGATCAGCCTAGTCAAGGGACTCCTTCATCTCGCGAGGAAAAAGTCAGCAGCCTCAAGACT GGTTTGGTACATGTTGCAAGGAAGATGCCCAAAAATGCTCATGCTCATTTTGTACTTGGTCTAATGTATCAAAGGCTGGGTCAACCTCAAAAG GCAATTTTGGCATATGAGAAGGCGGCAGAGATATTGGTCCGTTGTGAGGTGGAGATTGCACGGCCAGAGTTGCTTTCGTTAGTTCAAATTCACCATGCACAG TGTCTACTCCTAGAGAATTCAGGGGATAATGGTTTGGATAAAGagcttgaaaatgatgagCTCGAGGAGATCCTTTCCAAATTGAAGGAGTCAATGCAATCAGATGTTAGACAAGCAGGTGTATGGAATACCCTGGGATTGATACTTCTCAAAACTGGTCGTCTGCAG AGTGCTATTGCAGTTTTATCATCTTTATTGGCTCTTGCCCCTGACGACTATGATTGCCTGGGAAACCTTGGGATCGCTTACCTCCAAAG TGGAAACTTGGAGCTGTCAGCTAGATATTTTCAGGATTTGATCATTAAAGATCAAAACCATCCAGCTGCTTTAATGAACTATGCTGCAATTCTTCTTTGTAAATATGGTTCAGTTGTTGCAG GTGCTGGGGCAAATGCCAGCGAAGTAGCTTCTGGGGATCAGGTTGCATCTGTCAATGTTGCGAAGGAGTGTTTGTTAGCTGCTCTAAAATCAGATCCGAAAGCAGCACATACATGGGCAAACCTAGCTAATGCATATTATTTGATTGGTGACTACCGAAGTTCCAGCAAGTGTTTGGAGAAG GCTGCAAAATTGGAACCAAATTGCATGTCTACTCGATATGCTGTTGCAGTCCATCGAATCAAGGATGCCGAAAGGTCTCAAGATCCTAGTGAACAGCTTTCTTGGGCAGGCAATGAAATGGCTTCAGTACTAAGAGAAGGAGATTCTGTACCAATTGATCCTCCCATTGCATGGGCGGGACTTTCCATGGTTCACAAGACCCAACATGAGATTGTGGCAGCCTTTGAGACAGAACAGAATGAGTTAGTGGAGGTTGAAGAGCGTGCTATCTTCAGTTTAAAGCAG GCAGCAGGTGAAGACCCAGATGATGCTGTGCAGTGGAACCAGCTAGGCCTACATAGTCTCTGTtcccaaaattttaaaacggCACAGAAGTACCTCAAGGCTGCAGTGGTTCGATTCAAAGAATGCAGCTATGCTTGGTCAAACCTAG GTATCTCAATCCAATTATCGGAGGAGGCATCACAAGCTGAATCTGTATACAAGCGGGCCCTTTCGTTGGCAACAGTGGAACAAGCACATGCAATATTTTCCAACCTTGGAAATCTCTATCGACAGCAAAAGCAATATGAACGTGCCAAGGCAATGTTTACAAAGTCACTTGAACTCCAGCCTGGCTATGCTCCTGCATTTAATAATCTTGGTCTTGTATTTGTGGCTGAGGGTCAGTGGGAGGAAGCAAAATTCTGCTTTGATAAAGCTCTTCAATCAGATCCATTGCTTGATGCAGCCAAGTCCAACATGATTAAAACCGTGGCCTTGTCTAGATTGTGTGCAGGCTTGTCCTCATTTTTCATTCAAGATTAA
- the LOC18605024 gene encoding uncharacterized protein LOC18605024 isoform X2: MNLSFSKLPILLRPFLLSLILSVFFLAFLATQSPHHRLKTSLIKNTRKPPSNNSSAGGLRIRPGYSSYNAYIERQLNKTLNPKLRKIWTTRDWDRKVRVFVRFFESLKQRNLLFNDSRALSIGARVGQEVAAMRLVGVSDSVGIDLVPYPPLVVKGDFHAQPFVNRTFDFEFSNVFDHALYPWKFVGEIERTLKPGGVCVLHVALSRRADKYSANDLYSVEPLVELFKESELVEKTLGSIRTK; this comes from the exons ATGAATCTCTCCTTTTCAAAGCTCCCTATCCTCCTCAGACCTTTCCTCCTTTCTCTCATTCTCTCCGTATTTTTTCTAGCGTTCTTAGCCACCCAATCCCCTCACCACCGTCTGAAAACTTCCCTCATCAAGAACACTAGAAAACCTCCTTCCAACAACAGTTCCGCCGGTGGCCTCCGTATCCGACCAGGTTACTCTTCCTACAATGCATACATCGAGCGCCAGCTCAACAAAACCTTGAACCCCAAACTCCGAAAGATATGGACGACTCGCGACTGGGACAGGAAAGTCCGCGTCTTCGTCCGTTTCTTCGAAAGCCTAAAGCAAAGAAACCTTCTTTTCAACGATTCAAGGGCATTGTCCATCGGAGCTCGAGTTGGGCAAGAAGTGGCGGCAATGAGGCTGGTGGGCGTGTCTGACTCGGTCGGCATAGATTTGGTGCCCTACCCTCCACTTGTAGTAAAAGGAGATTTCCATGCACAGCCATTTGTGAACCGCACCTTTGACTTTGAGTTCTCTAACGTGTTCGATCACGCGCTGTATCCCTGGAAGTTCGTCGGGGAGATCGAACGGACGTTGAAGCCAGGTGGGGTTTGTGTTCTGCACGTGGCGTTATCCCGACGGGCTGATAAGTACTCGGCCAATGATTTGTATAGCGTGGAGCCATTGGTGGAGCTGTTTAAGGAGTCGGAGCTGGTCGAG AAAACACTAGGCAGCATACGTACGAAGTAA
- the LOC18605024 gene encoding uncharacterized protein LOC18605024 isoform X1, with the protein MNLSFSKLPILLRPFLLSLILSVFFLAFLATQSPHHRLKTSLIKNTRKPPSNNSSAGGLRIRPGYSSYNAYIERQLNKTLNPKLRKIWTTRDWDRKVRVFVRFFESLKQRNLLFNDSRALSIGARVGQEVAAMRLVGVSDSVGIDLVPYPPLVVKGDFHAQPFVNRTFDFEFSNVFDHALYPWKFVGEIERTLKPGGVCVLHVALSRRADKYSANDLYSVEPLVELFKESELVEVRKVDGFGLDTEKTLGSIRTK; encoded by the exons ATGAATCTCTCCTTTTCAAAGCTCCCTATCCTCCTCAGACCTTTCCTCCTTTCTCTCATTCTCTCCGTATTTTTTCTAGCGTTCTTAGCCACCCAATCCCCTCACCACCGTCTGAAAACTTCCCTCATCAAGAACACTAGAAAACCTCCTTCCAACAACAGTTCCGCCGGTGGCCTCCGTATCCGACCAGGTTACTCTTCCTACAATGCATACATCGAGCGCCAGCTCAACAAAACCTTGAACCCCAAACTCCGAAAGATATGGACGACTCGCGACTGGGACAGGAAAGTCCGCGTCTTCGTCCGTTTCTTCGAAAGCCTAAAGCAAAGAAACCTTCTTTTCAACGATTCAAGGGCATTGTCCATCGGAGCTCGAGTTGGGCAAGAAGTGGCGGCAATGAGGCTGGTGGGCGTGTCTGACTCGGTCGGCATAGATTTGGTGCCCTACCCTCCACTTGTAGTAAAAGGAGATTTCCATGCACAGCCATTTGTGAACCGCACCTTTGACTTTGAGTTCTCTAACGTGTTCGATCACGCGCTGTATCCCTGGAAGTTCGTCGGGGAGATCGAACGGACGTTGAAGCCAGGTGGGGTTTGTGTTCTGCACGTGGCGTTATCCCGACGGGCTGATAAGTACTCGGCCAATGATTTGTATAGCGTGGAGCCATTGGTGGAGCTGTTTAAGGAGTCGGAGCTGGTCGAGGTGAGGAAAGTTGATGGCTTTGGGCTTGACACTGAG AAAACACTAGGCAGCATACGTACGAAGTAA
- the LOC18605025 gene encoding haloacid dehalogenase-like hydrolase domain-containing protein At3g48420 — translation MGSSTISLSLPTFSSSSTNSFTQTKPSICSHHQLTRKSLPSSFFTSTTFLYNKTSARTKQVCTSFKIKCSAASSSSSSTLPAALLFDCDGVLVDTEKDGHRISFNDTFKEKELGVTWDVDLYGELLKIGGGKERMTAYFNKTGWPDKAPKSEEARKEFIASLHKRKTELFMALIENRLLPLRPGVAKLVDQALEKGVKVAVCSTSNEKAVSAVVSCLLGPERAEKIKIFAGDVVPRKKPDPAIYTLAANTLGVDPSSCVVVEDSAIGLAAAKAAGMTCIVTKSSYTADEDFLNADAVFDCIGDPPEERFDLAFCGSLLEKQYVG, via the exons ATGGGTTCAAGCACCATCTCCCTTTCCTTACcaacattttcttcttcttcaactaATTCCTTCACTCAAACCAAGCCTTCTATTTGCAGCCATCATCAACTTACTAGAAAGAGCTTACCGTCTTCATTCTTTACTTCAACAACATTCCTTTACAACAAAACGTCGGCAAGAACGAAACAAGTCTGCACCTCCTTCAAAATCAAATGCTCGGCTGcttcctcttcttcctcttctacTCTTCCAGCAGCTCTTCTTTTTGACTGTGATGGTGTCCTTGTCGATACTGAGAAGGATGGCCACAGGATTTCCTTCAATGACACTTTCAAAGAA AAAGAATTGGGTGTTACATGGGATGTGGATTTATATGGGGAATTGCTCAAAATTGGAGGTGGAAAAGAAAG GATGACAGCTTACTTTAACAAGACAGGCTGGCCAGATAAAGCTCCAAAGAGTGAAGAAGCAAGAAAGGAATTCATTGCTTCACTTCACAAGCGAAAGACTGAGTTGTTCATGGCCCTCATTGAAAATAGATTGCTACCTCTTCGTCCCGGTGTTGCAAA GTTGGTTGATCAAGCCTTGGAGAAAGGAGTGAAAGTTGCTGTCTGCAGCACATCCAATGAGAAGGCG GTCTCTGCAGTAGTTTCATGTTTGCTGGGACCAGAGCGAGCAGAAAAGATCAAGATATTTGCTGGAGATGTGGTTCCTCGTAAAAAACCTGATCCA GCCATCTACACATTAGCAGCAAACACTCTAGGTGTTGATCCTTCAAG TTGTGTTGTGGTAGAAGACAGTGCCATAGGACTAGCAGCTGCCAAAGCTGCAGGAATGACATGCATAGTCACAAAGAGCAG TTACACAGCCGATGAAGACTTCTTAAATGCTGATGCAGTCTTTGACTGCATTGGAGATCCACCAGAAGAGCGGTTCGACTTGGCGTTCTGTGGAAGCCTTCTTGAGAAGCAGTATGTTGGTTAA
- the LOC18605026 gene encoding DNA-(apurinic or apyrimidinic site) lyase isoform X2 — translation MKRFFKPIEKEGSAKKPSLSPSKQGGEKGEEDIKKEPLKFVTWNANSLLLRVKNNWPQFSDFISNLDPDIIAIQEVRMPAAGPKGAPKNPRELKDDTSSSREEKQILLRALSSPPFENYHVWWSLADSKYAGTALLVKKCLQPVKVSFSLDKTVSKHEPDGRVILAEFETVRILNTYAPNNGWKEEENSFQRRRKWDKRLLDFVVQSSDKPLIWCGDLNVSHEDIDVTHPEFFSAAKMNGYVPPNKEDWGQPGFTLAERKRFGAILKEGRLVDAYRYLHKEKDMERGFSWSGHPIGKFLWK, via the exons ATGAAGCGATTCTTCAAGCCAATAGAGAAGGAAGGCTCGGCCAAGAAGCCCTCACTTTCTCCTTCGAAGCAAGGTGGTGAGAAAGGCGAGGAGGACATCAAGAAAGAGCCATTGAAGTTCGTGACATGGAACGCTAACAGTTTGCTTCTTCGAGTCAAGAACAATTGGCCCCAGTTCTCCGATTTCATTTCCAATCTTGACCCTGATATCATTGCTATACAG GAAGTAAGGATGCCAGCTGCTGGTCCAAAGGGTGCACCTAAAAACCCAAGAGAGTTAAAAGATGATACAAGCTCTTCCAGAGAAGAAAAGCAG ATATTGTTGCGTGCTCTTTCCAGTCCACCATTTGAAAATTATCATGTATGGTGGTCTCTGGCAGATTCGAAATATGCAGGCACTGCATTGTTAGTAAAGAAGTGTCTTCAACCAGTGAaggtttctttttctcttgataAAACAG TTTCAAAGCATGAACCAGATGGCCGGGTTATTTTAGCTGAATTTGAGACAGTTCGTATACTGAATACATATGCACCAAACAATGGTTGGAAAGAGGAGGAAAATTCGTTTCAACGGAGAAGAAAATGGGATAAAAGGCTTCTAGATTTTGTTGTGCAATCATCAGATAAACCTCTTATTTGGTGTGGAGATCTGAATGTTAG CCATGAGGATATTGATGTGACTCATCCAGAATTCTTCAGTGCAGCAAAGATGAATGGTTATGTTCCACCAAATAAAGAG GACTGGGGGCAGCCTGGATTTACCTTAGCTGAGAGGAAGCGCTTTGGGGCGATTTTAAAAGA GGGAAGGCTAGTAGATGCATATAGATACCTGCACAAGGAGAAGGACATGGAGCGTGGGTTTTCATGGTCTGGACATCCTATTGGGAA GTTTTTATGGAAGTGA
- the LOC18605026 gene encoding DNA-(apurinic or apyrimidinic site) lyase isoform X1, which yields MKRFFKPIEKEGSAKKPSLSPSKQGGEKGEEDIKKEPLKFVTWNANSLLLRVKNNWPQFSDFISNLDPDIIAIQEVRMPAAGPKGAPKNPRELKDDTSSSREEKQILLRALSSPPFENYHVWWSLADSKYAGTALLVKKCLQPVKVSFSLDKTVSKHEPDGRVILAEFETVRILNTYAPNNGWKEEENSFQRRRKWDKRLLDFVVQSSDKPLIWCGDLNVSHEDIDVTHPEFFSAAKMNGYVPPNKEDWGQPGFTLAERKRFGAILKEGRLVDAYRYLHKEKDMERGFSWSGHPIGKYRGKRMRIDYFIVSDKLKDRIAACEMHGQGIELEGFYGSDHCPVSLHLSEECKATN from the exons ATGAAGCGATTCTTCAAGCCAATAGAGAAGGAAGGCTCGGCCAAGAAGCCCTCACTTTCTCCTTCGAAGCAAGGTGGTGAGAAAGGCGAGGAGGACATCAAGAAAGAGCCATTGAAGTTCGTGACATGGAACGCTAACAGTTTGCTTCTTCGAGTCAAGAACAATTGGCCCCAGTTCTCCGATTTCATTTCCAATCTTGACCCTGATATCATTGCTATACAG GAAGTAAGGATGCCAGCTGCTGGTCCAAAGGGTGCACCTAAAAACCCAAGAGAGTTAAAAGATGATACAAGCTCTTCCAGAGAAGAAAAGCAG ATATTGTTGCGTGCTCTTTCCAGTCCACCATTTGAAAATTATCATGTATGGTGGTCTCTGGCAGATTCGAAATATGCAGGCACTGCATTGTTAGTAAAGAAGTGTCTTCAACCAGTGAaggtttctttttctcttgataAAACAG TTTCAAAGCATGAACCAGATGGCCGGGTTATTTTAGCTGAATTTGAGACAGTTCGTATACTGAATACATATGCACCAAACAATGGTTGGAAAGAGGAGGAAAATTCGTTTCAACGGAGAAGAAAATGGGATAAAAGGCTTCTAGATTTTGTTGTGCAATCATCAGATAAACCTCTTATTTGGTGTGGAGATCTGAATGTTAG CCATGAGGATATTGATGTGACTCATCCAGAATTCTTCAGTGCAGCAAAGATGAATGGTTATGTTCCACCAAATAAAGAG GACTGGGGGCAGCCTGGATTTACCTTAGCTGAGAGGAAGCGCTTTGGGGCGATTTTAAAAGA GGGAAGGCTAGTAGATGCATATAGATACCTGCACAAGGAGAAGGACATGGAGCGTGGGTTTTCATGGTCTGGACATCCTATTGGGAA GTATCGAGGAAAAAGAATGAGAATAGACTATTTCATAGTTTCAGATAAGCTCAAGGATCGGATTGCTGCATGTGAAATGCATGGGCAAGGAATTGAATTAGAAG GTTTTTATGGAAGTGACCATTGCCCGGTTTCCCTGCACCTTTCAGAGGAGTGCAAAGCAACCAATTGA